The following are from one region of the Candidatus Cloacimonas sp. genome:
- a CDS encoding iron ABC transporter permease: MKKRIILILWLLIGLGIISAYLTIGKPDANIISQVRIPRLLLTLFTGMALAGIGSIYQLMLANPLAEPYILGISSGSALGSIILGISGFIMLMPLGGFIGACFTMLLVWKLAHQKGRFDKSRLLIAGVIVGMFFAAGISLIMYLHQQDTALILGTLMGNLGHIFTQREWYSFLILFAISLVILIYLFFQSTAIDILSSGDLYAASLGINTFALRRMIFISTSIVIGICVSYAGIIGFVGLIIPHIVRFFIPSGQKKIYLLSLWSGGIFLLVCDLLALHLLEMELPVGIITSFIGCPFFMWLLLKKGS, translated from the coding sequence ATGAAAAAGCGCATCATTTTAATCCTATGGCTTTTGATTGGTTTAGGCATAATATCTGCCTATTTAACCATTGGAAAACCAGATGCAAATATTATTTCTCAAGTTCGAATCCCACGTTTACTTTTAACACTTTTTACCGGTATGGCATTAGCCGGAATTGGTTCCATTTATCAACTAATGCTCGCCAATCCATTAGCCGAGCCATATATTTTAGGAATATCATCCGGTTCCGCTTTGGGAAGCATTATCCTGGGAATATCAGGTTTTATAATGCTGATGCCTCTGGGGGGATTTATTGGCGCCTGTTTTACTATGCTGCTGGTTTGGAAACTGGCACATCAAAAGGGCAGATTTGATAAAAGCCGTTTACTTATAGCTGGCGTGATAGTCGGAATGTTTTTCGCGGCGGGAATATCCCTTATAATGTATCTCCATCAACAAGATACGGCTTTGATTCTGGGAACGCTGATGGGAAACTTGGGACATATATTTACCCAAAGAGAATGGTATAGCTTTCTAATTCTTTTTGCCATATCCTTGGTAATTCTAATCTATCTTTTTTTCCAGTCAACCGCCATTGATATTTTAAGCAGCGGAGATTTATATGCCGCCAGTTTGGGCATAAATACTTTTGCGCTGCGAAGAATGATATTTATATCAACATCCATCGTAATAGGAATTTGTGTATCTTACGCTGGAATTATTGGTTTTGTGGGACTCATTATACCGCATATTGTCCGTTTTTTTATTCCTTCCGGACAAAAGAAAATATACTTGCTTTCTTTATGGTCGGGAGGAATATTTTTGCTTGTATGTGATCTACTTGCTCTCCACTTGTTGGAAATGGAATTACCTGTAGGAATTATCACTTCTTTTATCGGCTGCCCCTTCTTTATGTGGTTGTTACTGAAAAAGGGAAGTTGA